The genomic interval TCTCCCTGACGACCTTCAAACGCAGAAGACCACAACACATCTTGCTGTCCAGCAGTGCAGCCTTCAGACAATGTTTGTGTCTACATTGTGTCAATCCGATGCTGAAAGCTCAGAGGATCAACCCATTTTTGCCCCATGATCTGAAGATCAAGCATGAAGACGACTTGGTGGAGCGCACTATGTGCAAACACCGCACTTTTCAGAGAGATTGTGTGGACAGAAATTGCCGCAACTGTGGTGTTGACGTCTTTTTTGACAGTCTTGATGGAAAACTCCCCGCTTTGCAGGAACCTGTGACATGGTTCAAATGGCAGAAAAGTGACCGTTCTCCGATGGACCAGGTGAAGAAAGCGGGCACTTGGGAACAATTGCTGCATGAACTCAGGGAAGAGCTAAATACCCTAGCCAAGCATCTGACAACGGCGCGGTGGCAGCGTGACCAATACCAAGGGCTTGCAAGCTCTCTGCCTGAACAAACTGCGATAGTGACCATCGACTTTGCCGAAAACTACTTGTGTCGCTATCAGGATGAAGTGCAATCTGCACATTGGAGCTATCGGCAGGTGAGCTTATGTCCATCTGTGCTGCAGTACCACTGCTCTTCTTCCTGCTGTAGTTGCGTCACCGAATATGTTGTGGCCATGTCTGATGACCTCAATCATGATGCTGCATTTGGCAAGAAGGCCCTCAGCGACATCCTCCAGCATCTTGAGGAGAAGGGCATTCAGCATGTCCACATATGGAGCGACGGCTgtgcatcacagttcaaaagcAAAGTCCCCTTCATCCACATGACTGAACTGGCAGCCGAACACCCAAACCTCGTTCTTCAGCGCCATTATTTTGGTGCTGGCCATGGAAAATCGCTGAGTGATGGATGTGGGGGAACGGTCAAAGGATGCGCAACGAGGGCTGTCGCTAGTGGCCGTGAAACAATTCAAAGCGGTTCAGACATGCACAAGTTTTGTTGCGAGAATTTGGTGCTGCCCAAAGAAAACGAACAAGATCACGGAaaaacacatctgcaaaggTCATTCATGCTCTACACAGCAGATCAGTTCTCGCGCTCAAAGAAGGCAGAAGACTATGTTACACTGAAGGGTTGTCGCTCGATCCACCAACTAAAGCCTAagagagaggtcggagaacttGTCTACCGTCATTTATCTTGCTTCTGCAGCCGTTGTAGGGATGAGGATGGATGTGAGAATGAACAGTTTGTTGGTGGGTGGAGAAATGGCTCTGTCAAGCTTAAGGAAAATAAAAGACAGCTTACATGCTTCTGCAGTGGTTGCCAGGCTGGAGATGATTGTCTCAACAAGCAGTTTGTTGGGGAGTGGAGGAAGGGAACAATCACCATGAAAGCAAGAAAATCTACAAAAGCAAAGAAAGCAACTAAGGCTGTCGACGTAGAATCAACGCCACCAGACGAAAGCCTGTCGGCGATGGACATGGCTGAAGATGAAACTCAAAATCCAGCACCCTCAACTGGAGCGAGCCTGCCctcaatacacacacatgaagtgCCTCCAAGtccatcaaccaaccaaccaaaacgTCCGCTGGCTGAAATGGAAAGAACACAACATTTCCAGCAACTACAAGAGAAGTTGCAAGCCACATCTTCTTTTGAAGAATTCTTGGTAGTTTCCGCTGAGAGTAAGCCTGGACTCGACAAATACCCTGTGTCCCTGATAACAGCGCTGACAATCGACAAACTTGTGAAGGACAAGACGGCAACGCTCCTCTATCCATCAGACTGTCCACAATTAACTCCAACAAAGATCTATGGAGACGGTAATTGTTTACCCCGTTGTGCGTCTGTCCTTGCATTCGGACATGAGGAAAACCACCTTGAGATGAGAGTCCGCATAATCACAGAAATAGCAAACAACAGCGACGCCTACTTTTCCAACACACTTTCATCAGTGGTAAAGGACCTACCAAAGAAGGCAGCCATGTATTCGGAAGAATTCACAGGTCAGGTCCTCACTCCAAAGGTCGTTGAAGAAATTCTGAAGCAAGACCTACGGAGATCCATTAAGCCAGGCAAATGGATGGGCATTTTACATCTCTATGCAACCGCCACAATCTTGAATACATCCATTGAATCCATCTACCCGGAAGGAGTCGGGTATAATGTGAGGGGAGACCTGGCACACTGCGTTGACCCTGTCAGAGGAAGCGGGAAACCCACAGAGTATGGAATCATGTGGACTCACACTAGAGGATTCCATGGACCTAATGCTGCCTGGGCACCAAATCACTTTGTCGTCTGTGTACCTCCATGTATCTTTTTTATTGAACAAaatttagttgtttttttaattcatttaCCACTAATTATAAACTGTTAATATATATATTCGGAAAACAAAATATGctttatttaatttaatttttactTAGCAATTTCCATTTTCTTCCTCATTGTAACAATTTATGTATTGTCATAACATCAACTTCTAAATGTCCACTAAAGAATAAAAAAGAACGTAAATGATCATTGAATAGAAAATTTTCCCTAATGGTATCAAGGCTTCCACTCCAAGCTGACAGCCAGTGACTTTGTTCTGGTCCAAGTTCCTCAAGAAGGCGGGAAAAACACTGCAGTGCCAAACCTGTATGTGGCAGAGGTGAGAATGAACCTTATTCAGAGCTAATTTACCACTGAGTCAATCTATAAAAGGCAACCTTTTATCATTAGAGTGATCATTTGAAATTCCCCCTTCAAACACCCAGGTTCACCACATTCATCAATTGATTTTAATGATTTATTATGACAATGACACTatcattgatttttttgtttgcagttaACAACGGGTGAAGTGGTGGTTCCAGGGCACGGACGAGGGGCTTGGGGCGTCTTCCTGGTCCAATGCAACCGAGGACAGTCCTGGAAACGGCCGAACGCTGGACAAGGCATATTTTTCTGCCCGCTTCCAGACATCAAAATGGTCCTTGAGGACTATGAAATGGAGCAAGAGGGCCGATCAATAGTGTTTACTTTTCAACATGCTTAAGAGttgcaaaaaagaagaagaggatgatgatgatgatgatgacgaagaagaagatgatgatgatgatgatgatgatgtataAACTCAGCAGCATGCAATTGATTATCTTTGGTTTATTTGCCATGTATAAGGAACGAAACTGATATTTTCAACAATCGTACCAACATGAATATCAGTTTAAATGCTCATTTTgcagaaatatttttttcttctgctttcATAATCCAGTTTAATTCTGATGTAATGTTTTGCTTTTTCTCAAATACATTAATGCTTTTTTTTCTAGTGAAACTGTTGTGCGTGGATTTATTCATTAACTGTCAAATGTAACTGACTGTCAATGTGAAAATAAATATTGGTTAACTTGTGATTAAAAGTTTCCTTACCTAGTCATTTAAatgcaagttcaagttcaaaaAGTAAATAAAACATTCATGAATGAAATTAAAAGTATCTATTGACAAACATCTAGTCAAATAACTAGTCATCTAGTCAACTAATCaacttgttttgaataaaataaCCCATTtaacatgtttttttgtgtgtgactgaaCTGTAACAAGAAACATGTGAAACCCATTTTTTCTCATGTATTTTAGTAATTGAATGACTTTAATTAAGATATTTTATGTAATATATCTTCCTCATATGATTTGGTGCttcttttacttcaaagtgtttTTCTTAATAAGTTCAAGTATAAAACTGTTTCTCGTGACGTGTGACAAAAGACCGTGACAGAACTGTCACAAGAAACTTTTAAAATCCACTTTTTActatgtatacaagaaattcaATGTCTTAACTGAAATATTTTAATGTACCCTGTGTTCCTCAATGTATTTTTGGTGCTAAAAtaacttggttttttttcttcttcatgatTTGGGCTAATATAACAGTTTCTCGTGACTTGTGACGGAGGATTGTGACGGAACTGTCACAAGAGACTTAGAAAACACACTGTTTCTATGTTTTAAActaattaaagaaaataaatacataagtCAAGATACTTTATTGAAATATGAATAAATGtttctgttgatgttgtttttttcattctACAATGATTTATGACAGGATTAATGTTAATTAAAATGTTTCTCGTAACATGTGACGGAAAACTAATCTCTTCCGTCACACTGACTTGTCACAAGAAACTGGAAAAGTGTTGTTTTTCATGCAAAAATTTACTTCAAGATTTTCTTGTCTCTTGACACAAGTTAAATAAATGTTAGAAAACAAATGCTACATGGTTTGTCTGAAAagtctttgttgttttttctagGAAGATTTGCAGAAAATTCAAAAATCTGTTTCTAGTGACGTGACATTTTCATGATGGCCATGCTTAAAAGATATTAtatttgaacatttcttttgacCATAATTCAAAAGAGTGTGTTGGATTTTGTACAAAAAGATATATTTCCATCTTGAAATTGGCATTTAAGGTTACAAAAAACAGCACTGAAGATGTTGTATGTCACGAGAAACAGATTTCAGAGCaggacacaaaacacaaatttaTTCAGTTGGTTGAAAAACTGCTGGGTTAGTTTTAAAAAACATTAAAAGTACATTAATTAATAGTGTCAAAAATGCAAAAAAGAAAGTATAAAACATAAAATGAAAATATAGTGTTCCATTTGGCACCTTTTGACTTTGGCCCAACTATAAAAGGCTCATTTTGCAGGCGCTAGCGGGCGCTGCGGGAGGCCTTGGGTTAAACCTAcctgacagggaaataagtgtgcgactcgggcgctttcgctttcattgcgttttctgcactcgtttacttggtttttttttgtattttgttgacaaatgtaataaaaagttatagggtcggcccccaaaaatagggtaggtcgggttaccgtaaccacacctattttttttttaggcctaaccagAAGTTAGGTTAAAATATAAGTTTTGCCCCATACTACAGTTGACATTATACTAGGCAAGGTGATGCATGAAGgggcagagagaaacagagagagagggataccAAACCAACGTCTAACAAACAAGGCTACGATGCTGGCTCAGTTCTAAATAAGCATCCTCAGCCCAGTGTGGATAGGAAGACC from Littorina saxatilis isolate snail1 linkage group LG7, US_GU_Lsax_2.0, whole genome shotgun sequence carries:
- the LOC138971696 gene encoding uncharacterized protein, encoding MLDKQRCTAMPKSSTASATSRSSKTRSDTKKEDQKRKAAAERKRMSRAKMSKKKKASERQAQKERYYRKKDEAGNRRNKAHSESDCQEKLRKVSFGRVMRNARKNLKQKRDRVSLCKLHFVNGLLAGVSTTVNRKNLYKRTTPRDNRVEQFYEQAGISLPGKKSVSTISMKGKKVLTKTVKCLFGEFRKKNPQYKISLTTFKRRRPQHILLSSSAAFRQCLCLHCVNPMLKAQRINPFLPHDLKIKHEDDLVERTMCKHRTFQRDCVDRNCRNCGVDVFFDSLDGKLPALQEPVTWFKWQKSDRSPMDQVKKAGTWEQLLHELREELNTLAKHLTTARWQRDQYQGLASSLPEQTAIVTIDFAENYLCRYQDEVQSAHWSYRQVSLCPSVLQYHCSSSCCSCVTEYVVAMSDDLNHDAAFGKKALSDILQHLEEKGIQHVHIWSDGCASQFKSKVPFIHMTELAAEHPNLVLQRHYFGAGHGKSLSDGCGGTVKGCATRAVASGRETIQSGSDMHKFCCENLVLPKENEQDHGKTHLQRSFMLYTADQFSRSKKAEDYVTLKGCRSIHQLKPKREVGELVYRHLSCFCSRCRDEDGCENEQFVGGWRNGSVKLKENKRQLTCFCSGCQAGDDCLNKQFVGEWRKGTITMKARKSTKAKKATKAVDVESTPPDESLSAMDMAEDETQNPAPSTGASLPSIHTHEVPPSPSTNQPKRPLAEMERTQHFQQLQEKLQATSSFEEFLVVSAESKPGLDKYPVSLITALTIDKLVKDKTATLLYPSDCPQLTPTKIYGDGNCLPRCASVLAFGHEENHLEMRVRIITEIANNSDAYFSNTLSSVVKDLPKKAAMYSEEFTGQVLTPKVVEEILKQDLRRSIKPGKWMGILHLYATATILNTSIESIYPEGVGYNVRGDLAHCVDPVRGSGKPTEYGIMWTHTRGFHGPNAAWAPNHFVVCVPPCFHSKLTASDFVLVQVPQEGGKNTAVPNLYVAELTTGEVVVPGHGRGAWGVFLVQCNRGQSWKRPNAGQGIFFCPLPDIKMVLEDYEMEQEGRSIVFTFQHA